A genomic region of Antennarius striatus isolate MH-2024 chromosome 2, ASM4005453v1, whole genome shotgun sequence contains the following coding sequences:
- the LOC137612188 gene encoding N-alpha-acetyltransferase 80: protein MSDPLTPTSSRPESGGGLNVDQCSISSSDSLTVENSLEQENIHVVPIHRRPDLLVPCADLVNSEWQRSQTARVHSLQKSCPEFPICLVLIQGRRQSESLLGHARLSRVVGQSGSLFVESVVVSKAERGKGYGRTLMEETERYAKSRGFKRLCLTTHDKQHFYAHIGYVLSTPVQNAGAMTMFVPMEMLLKFSRMPSGETSTQNERRTKTDVQVLQADRDSRGGVESPPSSSLPPLPAPLPFPSIPPPPSIPCPPHTIPPCAPPPPPPVFSFPSVPPPPPLPQSVVQHIAQTLTETPYKDAKGVPIYWMHKDI from the coding sequence GTCTGACCCATTAACACCAACCAGTTCCAGACCAGAGAGTGGAGGTGGGCTGAACGTGGACCAGTGCTCCATCTCATCATCAGACTCTCTGACTGTAGAGAACAGCCTAGAACAGGAGAATATCCATGTGGTCCCGATCCACCGGCGTCCAGACCTGCTGGTTCCCTGTGCAGATCTGGTCAACTCCGAGTGGCAGAGGAGCCAGACTGCCCGAGTTCACTCCCTCCAGAAATCTTGTCCAGAGTTCCCCATCTGCCTGGTTCTCATTCAGGGCCGTAGACAGAGTGAGAGCTTGCTTGGCCACGCTCGACTGTCACGGGTTGTGGGTCAGAGCGGCAGCCTGTTCGTGGAGTCGGTGGTGGTATCCAAGGCGGAGCGAGGGAAGGGCTACGGCCGGACGCTGATGGAGGAGACGGAGCGCTACGCCAAAAGCAGAGGATTCAAGCGTCTGTGTCTGACCACCCACGACAAGCAGCACTTCTACGCCCACATTGGCTATGTGCTGTCGACGCCAGTGCAGAACGCAGGTGCCATGACGATGTTTGTTCCCATGGAGATGCTTCTGAAGTTCTCCAGAATGCCGAGCGGAGAAACAAGCACGCAGAACGAAAGACGGACTAAGACGGATGTTCAAGTACTTCAAGCAGACAGAGACTCAAGAGGTGGTGTGGAGTCTCCTCCGTCATCTAGTttacctcctcttcctgctccacttccttttccttccatccctcctcctccctctatcCCCTGTCCTCCTCACACCATCCCTCCTTgtgccccaccccctcctccacctgttttttcttttccttccgtgccacctccaccacctctaCCTCAATCTGTGGTGCAACACATAGCTCAGACTCTGACTGAAACTCCATACAAAGACGCCAAAGGAGTCCCCATCTACTGGATGCACAAAGACAtttga